A window of the Yersinia rochesterensis genome harbors these coding sequences:
- the glnP gene encoding glutamine ABC transporter permease GlnP — MQFEWSAIWPAIPILLEGAKLTLWISVLGLLGGLIIGVIAGFARAYGGWLSRNIALVFIELIRGTPIVVQVMFIYFALPMMMPVRIDPFSAAVVTIMINSGAYIAEITRGAVLSIHNGFREAGLALGLSKRDTLRYVIAPLALRRMLPPLGNQWIVSIKDTSLFIVIGVAELTRQGQEIIAGNFRAMEIWSAVAVIYLIITLALSFVLRRLERKLKII; from the coding sequence ATGCAGTTTGAATGGAGCGCTATTTGGCCCGCCATCCCAATCCTGCTTGAAGGCGCCAAGTTAACCCTATGGATTTCGGTCCTGGGGTTGCTTGGCGGCCTGATTATTGGGGTTATAGCAGGTTTTGCCCGCGCCTATGGCGGTTGGCTGAGTAGAAATATCGCATTAGTATTTATTGAATTGATCCGTGGCACGCCGATTGTGGTGCAGGTGATGTTCATCTACTTTGCACTGCCGATGATGATGCCCGTGCGCATCGATCCCTTCTCAGCAGCCGTTGTGACGATCATGATTAACTCAGGTGCCTATATTGCGGAAATTACCCGTGGTGCAGTGCTGTCAATCCACAATGGGTTCCGTGAAGCTGGTCTGGCGTTAGGTTTGTCCAAACGCGATACCTTGCGCTATGTTATTGCACCTTTGGCTCTGCGCCGCATGCTACCGCCATTAGGTAACCAATGGATCGTCAGCATCAAAGACACCTCACTGTTTATCGTGATTGGCGTAGCCGAACTGACTCGCCAGGGTCAGGAAATTATTGCCGGTAACTTCCGCGCCATGGAAATTTGGAGTGCGGTTGCGGTTATCTACCTGATAATCACCTTGGCTCTGAGCTTTGTTCTGCGCCGGTTAGAAAGAAAGCTGAAAATAATATGA
- the rlmF gene encoding 23S rRNA (adenine(1618)-N(6))-methyltransferase RlmF has product MENKKIFPKEKSGLHPRNRHRSRYDFDALSVSCPELIPFLAPNAYGDISIDFASPLAVKMLNKALLKHFYGIEYWDIPADFLCPPIPGRADYVHHLADLLASCNDGVIPQGKNIAVLDIGVGANCIYPIIGQREYGWRFTGTDIDSQALSAAKMVVSMNPTLKNTLRLKQQKDPQAIFEGILAVNERYDATLCNPPFHGSAEEAAATTRRKLHKLGKGEVAAKPVQNFGGKNSELWCEGGEEGFVSRMVAESATKAQNCFWFTSLISKKTTLPAIYHALRYANAVEVRTIDMAQGQKVSRFVAWTFLTPEQQVAWKAERW; this is encoded by the coding sequence ATGGAAAACAAAAAAATATTCCCTAAAGAAAAAAGTGGATTGCACCCGCGCAACCGTCATCGCTCGCGTTATGACTTTGATGCGCTTTCAGTCAGTTGCCCTGAATTAATCCCTTTTTTGGCCCCGAATGCCTACGGTGATATTTCTATCGATTTTGCCTCCCCGCTGGCAGTCAAAATGCTGAACAAGGCATTGTTAAAACATTTCTATGGCATTGAGTATTGGGATATTCCAGCAGACTTTTTGTGCCCACCTATTCCTGGTCGTGCGGATTATGTGCATCATCTGGCCGATTTATTAGCCAGCTGCAATGACGGTGTTATCCCGCAAGGTAAGAATATTGCGGTGTTGGATATTGGCGTCGGTGCCAATTGCATTTACCCCATTATTGGTCAACGGGAATACGGCTGGCGTTTCACCGGCACTGACATTGACTCGCAAGCTCTCAGTGCGGCGAAAATGGTGGTCTCCATGAATCCAACACTGAAAAATACTCTGCGACTTAAGCAACAAAAAGATCCGCAGGCGATTTTCGAAGGTATTCTGGCGGTGAATGAACGTTACGATGCCACATTGTGTAACCCGCCATTCCATGGTTCAGCAGAAGAAGCGGCCGCAACCACTCGCCGGAAATTGCACAAATTGGGTAAAGGTGAAGTTGCCGCTAAACCGGTGCAAAACTTTGGCGGAAAAAATAGCGAGCTGTGGTGTGAGGGCGGGGAAGAAGGTTTTGTCAGCCGCATGGTGGCAGAGAGCGCGACGAAAGCGCAAAATTGCTTCTGGTTTACTTCACTTATTTCGAAAAAAACCACATTACCGGCGATTTATCATGCTCTGCGTTATGCCAATGCAGTTGAAGTTCGTACCATTGATATGGCACAGGGGCAGAAAGTCAGCCGGTTTGTGGCATGGACTTTCCTGACGCCGGAGCAGCAGGTCGCCTGGAAAGCTGAGCGCTGGTAA
- the glnH gene encoding glutamine ABC transporter substrate-binding protein GlnH: MKSLVKVSLAALALAFAVSSHAAEKELIVATDTAFVPFEFKQGDKYVGFDIDLWDAIAKKLDLKYTLKPMDFSGIIPALQTKNVDLALAGITITDERKKAVDFSDGYYNSGLLVMVKANNNDIKGEADLAGKVLAVKSGTGSVDYAKANIKTKDLRQFPNIDNAYLELGTGNADAVLHDTPNILYFIKTAGNGQFKAVGDSIKAQQYGVAFPQGSDLREKVNAALKSLKEDGTYAAIYKKWFGVEPK; the protein is encoded by the coding sequence ATGAAGTCACTTGTCAAAGTTTCATTGGCCGCTCTCGCGCTGGCCTTTGCCGTTAGCTCCCACGCCGCAGAAAAAGAACTGATTGTTGCCACAGACACAGCTTTCGTTCCTTTTGAATTCAAACAAGGGGATAAATACGTCGGTTTCGATATCGACTTATGGGATGCCATCGCGAAAAAACTGGATCTGAAATACACCCTGAAGCCAATGGATTTCAGTGGCATCATTCCTGCGTTGCAAACCAAAAACGTGGATCTGGCACTGGCTGGGATCACCATCACCGACGAACGTAAAAAAGCCGTCGATTTCTCTGATGGTTATTACAACAGCGGTCTGCTGGTGATGGTCAAAGCGAATAACAACGACATCAAAGGCGAAGCTGACCTGGCAGGCAAAGTGCTGGCAGTGAAAAGCGGCACCGGCTCTGTCGATTATGCTAAAGCCAACATCAAAACCAAAGACTTGCGCCAATTCCCAAATATCGATAATGCGTATTTGGAGTTAGGTACTGGTAATGCTGACGCCGTATTGCATGACACACCAAACATCCTTTACTTCATCAAAACTGCCGGTAATGGCCAGTTCAAAGCGGTGGGCGACTCCATTAAAGCTCAACAGTATGGTGTAGCATTCCCACAAGGCAGTGACCTGCGCGAAAAAGTTAACGCCGCGCTGAAATCCCTGAAAGAAGACGGCACTTACGCTGCAATTTATAAAAAATGGTTCGGCGTAGAACCTAAGTAA
- the ybiB gene encoding DNA-binding protein YbiB: MDYSKIIKEIGRGKNHARDLDQTTAYELYKAMLAGQVPELELGGILIAFRIKGESEQEILGFYQAMQEQVMSLRAPQNRPLPVVIPSYNGARKQANLTPLLALLLARLGLPVVVHGVTEDSSRVTSAEIFQHLNIPWSHSATEAQQRLDDGLPVFIPVSALSAQLDDQLQQRWRMGVRNSSHTLAKLATPFVRDQALRLASVSHPEYMQKVGGFFQAISAPALLQQGTEGEVYANPLRCPPIHYIDNGEQQILLERQPEPAELALPSSKEAAITARWIEDCLASVVPIPDSIQKQLACCLVAVGRAETIEQARQQINDL; encoded by the coding sequence ATGGATTACAGCAAAATTATCAAAGAGATTGGGCGCGGTAAAAATCATGCCCGGGATCTGGATCAGACGACCGCATATGAACTATATAAAGCCATGTTGGCCGGGCAAGTACCGGAGCTGGAACTGGGTGGCATTCTGATTGCATTTCGTATTAAAGGTGAATCTGAACAGGAGATTTTGGGGTTTTATCAGGCGATGCAGGAACAGGTGATGTCACTGCGGGCACCGCAAAATCGCCCATTACCAGTGGTTATTCCGAGTTATAACGGCGCGCGTAAACAAGCTAATCTCACCCCATTATTGGCGTTATTGCTAGCCCGCCTTGGGCTACCGGTGGTGGTACACGGCGTGACAGAAGACAGTAGCCGGGTGACCAGCGCCGAGATTTTCCAACACCTGAATATCCCTTGGTCACACAGTGCCACAGAGGCTCAACAGCGTCTGGATGATGGGCTGCCGGTGTTTATTCCTGTTTCAGCATTGTCCGCTCAATTAGACGATCAATTACAGCAACGCTGGCGTATGGGGGTGCGAAATAGCAGCCATACATTGGCAAAATTGGCAACGCCATTTGTTCGCGACCAAGCACTGCGCCTTGCCAGTGTTTCTCATCCAGAATATATGCAAAAAGTCGGCGGTTTCTTCCAGGCGATCAGTGCTCCGGCCCTGTTACAGCAAGGGACTGAAGGGGAGGTTTATGCCAACCCATTACGTTGCCCACCCATCCATTATATCGATAATGGTGAGCAGCAAATTTTGTTGGAACGCCAACCCGAGCCGGCCGAACTGGCATTACCCTCGTCGAAAGAGGCTGCCATTACCGCCCGCTGGATTGAAGATTGTTTGGCCAGTGTTGTACCCATTCCAGATTCTATTCAAAAGCAGCTTGCTTGCTGTTTGGTAGCCGTTGGGCGGGCGGAGACTATCGAACAGGCACGGCAACAAATTAATGACTTATAA
- the dinG gene encoding ATP-dependent DNA helicase DinG, with amino-acid sequence MALSPAVKEQISQWYKALSQQIPDFISRAPQRQMIAEVAKTLAGDAGRHLAIEAPTGVGKTLSYLIPGIAVSRAESKPLVVSTANVALQDQIYSKDLPLLKKIIPDLKFTGAFGRGRYVCPRNLAAMCTDVSGQGDLSLFLGDELAPANGEEQATCLALSKSLNSHVWDGLRDHHQLSLSDSLWAKLSTDKANCLGRNCHYFRECPFFIARKEIENADVVVANHALVMAALETESVLPNPKELLLVLDEGHHLPDVARDALEIEGEITAVFANMQLDMIARLVDQCMVQYRPKNPPGLANPERLKDHCEQLRELMLSVEQQVSQLLPADGSPAVYRFEMGELPGSLTEDCAKLFKLTDALRGLAEFVLNDLSEQTGKHDIVRLHRAILQMSRTLGYLEAMSKLWRLAAMEKASNAPISKWVTRDYRENQTHLYFHCVGIRVSDQLDKMLWRKVPHVIVTSATLRSLNSFARLQELSGLSEKAGDRFETLSSPFNHIEQGKLIIPKMRFEPTMAHEAEHLAEMAHFFRAQQASGRHKGMLVLFSSHRAMQTFLSHVTDLRLMLLVQGDQPRYRLVEEHRKRVKNGTASVLIGLQSFAEGLDLKGDLLTQVHIHKISFPPIDSPVILTEGEWLKSLKRYPFEVQSLPSASFNLIQQVGRLIRSHQCHGEIVIYDRRLLTKGYGSRLLAALPIFPIEQPDMPEGKSIPALPVKVAAKAGKRVRKKRASL; translated from the coding sequence ATGGCGTTGTCCCCAGCAGTAAAAGAACAAATTAGTCAGTGGTATAAGGCTCTTTCGCAGCAGATCCCGGACTTTATTTCTCGTGCTCCACAGCGCCAGATGATCGCCGAAGTGGCAAAAACACTGGCCGGCGACGCAGGCCGTCACTTGGCTATTGAGGCCCCGACGGGTGTTGGCAAAACACTGTCTTATCTGATCCCCGGCATTGCCGTCAGCCGGGCAGAAAGCAAGCCGCTGGTGGTCAGTACCGCAAATGTGGCGTTGCAGGATCAGATTTACAGTAAAGATTTGCCGCTGTTGAAGAAGATTATTCCTGACCTCAAGTTCACCGGTGCCTTTGGGCGCGGGCGGTATGTTTGTCCACGTAATCTTGCGGCGATGTGCACGGATGTGTCCGGACAAGGGGATTTATCACTTTTTCTCGGTGATGAATTAGCTCCTGCTAATGGTGAGGAACAGGCTACGTGCCTGGCACTGTCTAAGTCTTTGAATAGTCATGTTTGGGATGGCCTGCGTGACCATCATCAGTTATCACTTAGTGACAGTCTGTGGGCCAAATTAAGTACCGATAAGGCCAACTGCCTCGGGCGTAATTGCCATTATTTTCGTGAATGCCCATTTTTTATTGCCCGCAAAGAAATCGAAAATGCTGATGTGGTGGTCGCCAACCATGCATTAGTCATGGCGGCATTGGAAACTGAATCCGTATTGCCCAATCCCAAAGAGCTGCTGCTGGTATTGGATGAGGGCCATCATCTGCCCGATGTAGCACGGGATGCGCTAGAAATTGAGGGTGAAATCACTGCTGTTTTTGCCAATATGCAGTTGGATATGATTGCCCGGCTGGTAGATCAATGCATGGTGCAATACCGGCCGAAAAACCCGCCGGGTCTGGCGAATCCTGAGCGTTTGAAGGATCACTGCGAGCAGTTGCGTGAGCTGATGTTGAGTGTAGAACAGCAAGTTAGTCAACTTTTACCCGCCGATGGTAGCCCGGCAGTATATCGCTTCGAAATGGGCGAGTTACCGGGCAGTTTGACGGAAGATTGCGCCAAATTATTCAAGTTGACGGATGCCCTACGTGGTCTGGCTGAGTTTGTTCTTAATGATTTGAGCGAACAAACTGGTAAGCACGATATTGTGCGGTTACATCGTGCCATTTTGCAAATGAGCCGGACATTGGGTTATCTCGAGGCCATGAGTAAGCTCTGGCGCTTGGCTGCCATGGAAAAAGCGTCGAATGCGCCGATTTCCAAGTGGGTTACTCGGGATTATCGCGAGAACCAAACTCATCTCTATTTTCATTGCGTGGGAATTCGTGTTAGTGATCAACTAGATAAAATGCTGTGGCGCAAAGTGCCCCATGTAATAGTCACTTCAGCCACATTGCGATCACTCAATAGTTTTGCGCGTTTGCAGGAATTGAGCGGTTTGAGCGAAAAGGCCGGAGACCGGTTTGAAACCTTGTCATCACCCTTTAATCATATTGAGCAAGGGAAGCTGATTATTCCCAAAATGCGCTTTGAGCCGACTATGGCTCATGAAGCTGAGCATTTGGCAGAAATGGCGCATTTCTTCCGCGCGCAGCAAGCCAGTGGGCGACATAAAGGTATGTTGGTCCTGTTTAGCAGCCATCGGGCGATGCAAACTTTTCTCAGTCATGTTACCGATTTGCGTTTAATGCTGTTAGTCCAAGGTGATCAACCGCGCTATCGGCTGGTTGAAGAACACCGTAAGCGGGTGAAGAATGGCACCGCCAGTGTGTTGATTGGCTTGCAATCTTTTGCCGAGGGGCTGGATTTGAAAGGGGACTTATTGACTCAGGTTCATATTCACAAAATTTCATTTCCACCTATCGACAGCCCGGTTATTTTGACCGAGGGTGAATGGCTTAAGTCATTGAAACGCTATCCATTTGAAGTGCAGAGCTTGCCAAGTGCTTCATTTAACTTGATACAGCAGGTCGGGCGCTTGATTCGAAGTCATCAATGTCACGGTGAAATTGTTATTTATGACCGGCGTTTGTTAACCAAGGGCTATGGCTCGCGGTTATTGGCGGCGTTGCCGATTTTCCCCATTGAGCAGCCAGATATGCCCGAGGGAAAAAGTATTCCTGCACTGCCGGTGAAAGTGGCCGCTAAGGCGGGTAAGAGAGTGCGGAAGAAACGGGCGTCTTTATAA
- a CDS encoding M3 family metallopeptidase — protein sequence MRQALDYFTALNKDYLAVHQAKEDLFWQNYMGLGGEDIAQQFSTAESVYKRFIAQSHRLKELRDLIAQLENEPSTVDRDALLHGLQGWYRFFDCNAIEDLNTQALLDEIIAAESSLYQRRKSFTLTHLNAAGERVSASLGELLTNQGTNENAECRHSSHLALRELEQWLLHNGLPELISLRNRFARKLGYRNYFDYKVNKTEQMTPEQLFAILDRFEEQTREANLRSLQQLVEEKGLETLEPWNIRFASGGDVTRLLDPYFPFAESLDRWVNSFKRLHVGFRGAQMNLDLLVRKGKYENGFMHGPVPPFVDQGHWVPARINFTSLAKPDQVGSGASGLNTLFHEGGHAAHFSNIVQNAPCFSQEFPPTSMAYAETQSMFCDSLLDDADWLKRYAKNSQGESIPDALIQESIQARQPMRAFNDRHILLVPYFEWQLYQWDDAQRTPEAITQLARDIELKILGVSGSPRPTLAIPHLLSMESACSYQGYLLALMAVEQTRAFFLNRDGYLTDNPAIGPDLAEHYWRPGNSVTHDETLRSLTGEGFNPDYLAKVCNQTVEEAWDEALKTIKLAAIRPQPVADFDLNVTMRVVDGDEQLADNQQGDEAMCRTFASAINARLLSM from the coding sequence ATGCGACAAGCTTTAGACTACTTTACTGCTCTGAATAAGGATTACCTGGCTGTCCATCAGGCTAAAGAAGATCTTTTTTGGCAGAATTATATGGGGCTAGGTGGGGAGGATATTGCTCAGCAATTCTCTACAGCCGAGAGTGTTTATAAGCGTTTTATCGCACAGAGCCACCGCTTGAAAGAACTGCGTGACTTGATTGCCCAGTTGGAAAACGAGCCATCCACCGTGGATCGCGATGCACTATTGCACGGGTTGCAAGGGTGGTACCGTTTTTTTGATTGTAATGCTATTGAAGACCTCAACACACAAGCCCTACTTGATGAAATTATTGCCGCAGAATCATCCCTTTACCAACGGCGCAAAAGCTTCACTCTAACCCATTTAAATGCTGCCGGTGAGCGGGTTTCCGCCTCTCTGGGTGAGTTATTGACGAACCAGGGCACTAATGAAAATGCAGAATGTCGGCACAGTTCGCACTTGGCATTGCGGGAGTTGGAACAATGGCTATTGCACAATGGTTTGCCAGAATTAATTAGTTTGCGTAATCGTTTTGCGCGGAAATTGGGTTATCGCAATTACTTTGATTACAAAGTGAATAAAACCGAGCAGATGACGCCGGAACAGTTATTTGCCATTTTGGATCGTTTTGAAGAACAAACTCGCGAGGCTAATTTGCGTAGTTTGCAGCAACTCGTTGAGGAAAAAGGCCTTGAAACGCTGGAGCCGTGGAATATTCGCTTTGCCAGCGGGGGAGATGTCACCCGCCTACTAGATCCTTATTTTCCCTTTGCCGAGTCACTTGACCGCTGGGTTAATAGTTTTAAGCGGCTACATGTTGGTTTTCGCGGCGCACAGATGAATTTGGATCTGCTGGTGCGTAAAGGGAAATATGAAAATGGTTTTATGCATGGGCCGGTGCCGCCTTTTGTTGACCAAGGTCACTGGGTTCCGGCGCGCATCAATTTCACCAGTTTGGCCAAGCCCGATCAGGTTGGAAGTGGGGCGTCGGGGCTAAATACCTTATTTCATGAAGGTGGGCATGCGGCCCATTTTTCTAATATTGTGCAAAATGCTCCCTGTTTTTCACAAGAATTCCCTCCAACCTCAATGGCCTACGCCGAAACGCAATCTATGTTCTGCGATAGCTTGCTTGATGATGCCGATTGGTTAAAACGTTATGCTAAGAACAGTCAGGGCGAATCGATTCCCGACGCATTGATTCAGGAAAGCATTCAGGCGCGACAACCCATGCGAGCTTTTAATGATCGGCATATTTTATTAGTGCCCTATTTTGAATGGCAACTTTATCAGTGGGATGATGCACAACGCACACCAGAAGCGATAACTCAACTGGCCCGAGACATTGAATTAAAAATTCTGGGTGTCAGTGGCAGCCCACGCCCGACACTGGCTATTCCGCATTTATTATCAATGGAGTCTGCTTGCTCCTATCAAGGTTATTTATTGGCATTGATGGCGGTAGAACAAACACGAGCATTCTTCCTCAACCGCGATGGTTATCTGACGGACAACCCCGCTATCGGCCCCGATCTTGCAGAACATTATTGGCGGCCCGGCAACAGTGTCACTCACGATGAAACATTGCGCAGCCTGACAGGGGAAGGCTTCAATCCAGATTATCTGGCGAAGGTTTGTAATCAAACCGTTGAAGAAGCTTGGGATGAAGCCCTGAAAACAATTAAACTGGCGGCAATACGCCCACAACCGGTAGCAGATTTTGACTTAAACGTGACTATGCGGGTGGTTGATGGAGATGAGCAACTGGCTGACAATCAGCAAGGTGATGAGGCCATGTGTCGCACATTTGCCAGTGCAATAAATGCCCGACTCCTATCAATGTGA
- the glnQ gene encoding glutamine ABC transporter ATP-binding protein GlnQ, with translation MIEFKNVSKHFGKTQVLHDINLNITKGEVVVIIGPSGSGKSTLLRCINKLEVITSGQLIVDGLDVNDPKVDERLIRQEAGMVFQQFYLFPHLTALENVAFGPVRVRGASKEAANKLAMELLTKVGLEERAHHYPAELSGGQQQRVAIARALAVKPKLMLFDEPTSALDPELRHEVLTVMKDLAEEGMTMVIVTHEVGFAQKVASRLIFIDKGRVAQDGDPDSLISNPPSERLQEFLQHVS, from the coding sequence ATGATTGAATTCAAAAACGTCTCCAAACACTTTGGTAAAACCCAGGTGCTCCACGACATCAATCTGAATATCACCAAGGGAGAAGTGGTGGTGATTATTGGTCCTTCCGGCTCGGGTAAATCCACCTTGCTGCGTTGTATCAATAAACTGGAAGTCATTACCAGTGGTCAGTTAATTGTTGATGGCCTTGATGTCAATGATCCCAAAGTGGATGAACGCCTGATTCGCCAGGAAGCGGGAATGGTGTTCCAACAGTTTTATCTGTTCCCACATCTGACTGCGCTAGAAAACGTGGCATTTGGCCCGGTTCGTGTGCGCGGTGCTTCTAAGGAAGCCGCCAATAAGCTCGCGATGGAGTTATTGACCAAAGTTGGGTTGGAAGAACGCGCCCATCATTATCCGGCAGAGCTATCCGGTGGCCAACAACAGCGTGTGGCTATCGCCCGTGCATTGGCGGTAAAACCTAAGCTGATGCTGTTTGATGAGCCGACCTCGGCACTGGACCCTGAGTTGCGTCATGAAGTTTTGACCGTAATGAAAGATTTGGCCGAAGAAGGCATGACCATGGTCATCGTCACCCACGAAGTGGGCTTCGCGCAAAAAGTAGCATCGCGCCTGATCTTTATTGATAAAGGCCGGGTAGCACAGGACGGTGACCCAGATAGCTTGATTTCAAATCCACCCAGTGAACGTTTACAGGAATTCCTGCAACACGTTTCCTGA
- the bhsA gene encoding multiple stress resistance protein BhsA — protein sequence MKNIKNFVAVIALSTLSFASFAAEHINSQDAAKLEQVGVISVSNVTDLSSLKAQLAEKADAAGAKAFTITSTTGNNLMHGTATIYN from the coding sequence ATGAAAAACATCAAAAATTTCGTTGCAGTTATCGCCCTGTCTACTCTGTCTTTCGCTAGCTTTGCCGCAGAACACATCAACAGCCAAGATGCGGCTAAATTAGAACAAGTCGGTGTTATCTCCGTTAGTAACGTCACTGACCTGAGCAGCTTGAAAGCACAACTGGCCGAAAAAGCAGATGCCGCCGGTGCTAAAGCTTTTACTATTACCTCAACAACCGGTAATAACTTGATGCACGGTACTGCGACCATTTATAACTAA
- the aqpZ gene encoding aquaporin Z: MKQLMAEFIGTFWLVLGGCGSAVLSAMFPEAGIGFLGVALAFGLALVTMSYALGHISGAHFNPAVSLGLWVGGRFSGAQLLPYILSQVLGGLAGAAVLYLIASGKVGFDVSAGFASNGFGGRSPGGYSLPSVLLAEVILTMGFVMVIMGVTDAATPAVVGPLVIGLFYTLIHLISIPVDNTSVNPARSTGVAIFAGGIALQQLWVFWLSPLVGGALGGAIYQVLFSRPEELDNP; this comes from the coding sequence ATGAAACAGCTAATGGCTGAATTTATTGGCACTTTCTGGTTGGTATTAGGCGGATGTGGCAGTGCAGTATTGTCTGCAATGTTCCCGGAGGCGGGGATTGGGTTTCTCGGTGTGGCGTTGGCATTTGGGCTGGCGCTGGTCACGATGTCCTATGCATTAGGGCATATCTCTGGTGCGCATTTTAATCCTGCGGTATCACTCGGTTTATGGGTGGGTGGCCGTTTCTCTGGCGCGCAATTACTGCCTTATATCCTCTCGCAAGTGCTTGGGGGATTAGCGGGTGCCGCCGTTTTATATTTAATCGCCAGCGGCAAAGTCGGTTTTGATGTCAGTGCCGGGTTTGCCAGTAACGGTTTTGGCGGGCGCTCCCCCGGAGGTTACAGTTTACCCTCGGTATTGCTGGCCGAGGTGATTTTAACCATGGGTTTCGTCATGGTGATTATGGGGGTGACGGATGCAGCGACCCCCGCAGTAGTCGGCCCTTTAGTCATTGGCCTGTTTTATACATTGATTCATTTAATCAGTATTCCAGTGGATAACACCTCGGTAAATCCTGCTCGTAGCACCGGTGTGGCTATTTTTGCCGGTGGAATTGCCTTGCAACAATTATGGGTATTTTGGCTGTCCCCTTTGGTGGGCGGAGCTTTGGGCGGCGCTATTTATCAAGTGCTATTCAGCCGGCCCGAAGAGCTGGACAATCCATAG
- a CDS encoding methyl-accepting chemotaxis protein, with protein sequence MLFNFSSSHASKRAELTSIDNAIPMIIFKPDGTVKHANTLFLQSMGYQREEVLGKHHRLFCDPHYVQSDAYRRHWQLLNEGRPITDNIKRIRKDGSIIWLQGTYTPVLDNKGRVVEIIKIASDVTERIVQSQEHQSLLAALNRSMGMITFTPQGIILDANDNLLHVIGYSLADIRHQSHQILCLPEFAHSDEYRQHWQRLAQGEFIVGRFERVNSRGERVWLEASYNPIMDKEGQVLKVVKIAQDITQLMLQQEHKENLIRDVHHLSLTTDRSASQGAEIVQQAVRGMQEVESVARETSAVISELGRCSKEIGTIVEAIRKISSQTNLLAINASIEAAHAGEHGKGFSVVASEVRILAESSRKAATEIEQMTKTIQNGAMAAIKGMGVCVEQAGGGVTLTQDAGEVIHQVNIGMQDVVKLMTAFSQVKNQQTHV encoded by the coding sequence ATGTTGTTCAATTTCAGCTCATCTCATGCATCGAAGCGCGCCGAACTGACCTCGATTGACAATGCAATCCCCATGATTATTTTCAAGCCGGATGGCACAGTAAAACACGCTAATACCTTATTTTTACAATCAATGGGATACCAACGGGAGGAGGTCCTCGGGAAGCATCATAGATTGTTTTGTGACCCACATTATGTGCAAAGTGATGCTTATCGTCGTCACTGGCAATTACTCAATGAAGGGCGGCCTATTACCGATAATATTAAGCGCATTCGTAAAGATGGCTCTATTATCTGGCTGCAAGGAACCTATACGCCGGTGCTCGATAATAAAGGGCGAGTGGTGGAAATTATTAAAATTGCCAGTGATGTGACTGAGCGTATTGTGCAATCTCAGGAACACCAGAGTTTATTGGCAGCGCTTAATCGTTCAATGGGAATGATTACTTTCACGCCGCAGGGTATTATTTTAGATGCCAATGATAATTTGCTGCATGTTATTGGTTATTCACTGGCCGATATTCGGCATCAGTCTCATCAGATTTTGTGTCTCCCTGAATTTGCGCACTCAGACGAATATCGTCAGCATTGGCAGCGGCTAGCTCAAGGTGAGTTTATTGTCGGGCGCTTTGAACGCGTGAACAGCCGCGGCGAGCGGGTCTGGCTGGAGGCGAGTTATAACCCGATTATGGATAAAGAGGGGCAAGTGCTAAAAGTGGTGAAGATTGCTCAGGATATTACACAATTGATGTTGCAGCAGGAACATAAAGAAAACCTGATTCGCGATGTACACCATTTATCATTAACCACTGACCGCTCGGCATCACAAGGGGCGGAGATTGTTCAACAGGCGGTGCGCGGCATGCAGGAAGTGGAATCTGTGGCGCGCGAAACCTCGGCGGTTATCAGTGAGTTAGGGCGTTGCTCGAAAGAGATCGGCACCATTGTGGAAGCCATTCGCAAAATTTCCTCGCAAACTAATTTATTGGCAATCAATGCTTCAATAGAAGCTGCCCATGCGGGTGAACACGGCAAAGGTTTTTCTGTGGTGGCCAGTGAGGTGCGAATTCTGGCAGAAAGTTCACGTAAGGCCGCTACTGAAATCGAGCAGATGACCAAGACTATTCAAAATGGTGCTATGGCGGCCATCAAGGGGATGGGCGTTTGTGTTGAGCAGGCCGGAGGTGGGGTCACGCTGACTCAAGATGCCGGTGAAGTCATTCATCAAGTGAATATAGGTATGCAGGATGTGGTGAAGTTGATGACAGCGTTTTCTCAGGTCAAGAATCAGCAAACTCATGTATAA